The following is a genomic window from Deltaproteobacteria bacterium.
CACCGGCATCAAGGCGATTGCAGATCTTGCCGATCCCGACATGGCGAAGAATTTCGACTCGAACGGAGACGGCCTGGGTGAAGTGTGGGTCGGGGCGTCGGGCTGGGCCTCGACGAATATCGAGAAGATCCGCGCCAGGAGCTACGGATACGACGAGACCATGGAGCTGCTGGAAATGGACGAGGCGCTGGCAATGGCCGACGTGGACGCCGCGGTCGCGAAGGACGCCAACCACGTCTTCTTTTGCTATACGCCCAACCACATGTTCGCGCTCTACGATCTGGTCATTCTGGAGGAACCCGCGTATGACGCGTCCAAGTGGGTAGTCATCCAGCCCACCGATGACCCGGA
Proteins encoded in this region:
- a CDS encoding amino acid-binding protein, whose protein sequence is TGIKAIADLADPDMAKNFDSNGDGLGEVWVGASGWASTNIEKIRARSYGYDETMELLEMDEALAMADVDAAVAKDANHVFFCYTPNHMFALYDLVILEEPAYDASKWVVIQPTDDPEWLEKSSAPVAWDLAYLHVHYATALEETHPEAADLLSKIALTTDQVSRMTFALVVQKMSPGDYAQQWAQENAELVDSWMK